From the genome of Spinacia oleracea cultivar Varoflay chromosome 2, BTI_SOV_V1, whole genome shotgun sequence, one region includes:
- the LOC110804451 gene encoding uncharacterized protein produces the protein MKIMNDLGLGYEKIHACPNDCMLYWGEFAGKSECHICHRSRWKNVKEKEGESSVKDKGTCKKGVPAKVMWYFPLIPRLKRLYMSSKTAEDMRWHFDRKDGNIITYPTDGEAWKMFDKRYEEFAKDPRSSTSFILSVLIPGKQGLGMDIDVYLQPLIHELKLLWEGVDAFDAYSGKNFKMRAALHSTINDFPAYAMLSGWSTRGYKACPSCVDSTYYYSFGGKIVYPGCRKWLPVDHPYRSQTNEFDGTEEHGLAPVRVSGTEVLKQQEKVKYVYGKSKVIRKKRGRLEDDELDDDDDDNDDNDQDESNRVLRKKKSKLFELEYWEHNPLRHNLDVMHIEKNVCDNFLGTLLDMSKSRDDKNARLALKKLNIKSHLWPQSHPSRVNVYLPPAAYTMSKEEKERFLTVLQNLKVPDGHGSNLQRCVNLKQRKLINLKSHNNHMLMQDILPVALRASNATKVIDFLDELSYFFKKICSTAIERSELDTIPSKLVLTLCKMEKEFMQPFFTIMVHLLIHLAEEVKLGGPVHYRWMYPMERYLAFLKSHVSNKAQPEGSIAEGYLLWETIAFCSRYLECVETIFNRPKRNEDGVPDINNYLYGSAGRVVGMKKNVRVDDKSLKQAHCYVLLHSDEMKPANNLDDRTKEGKLRKALAYGLSNRGKRMKSVIINGYKFNTVDRERSRKTQNSGIMVEDDGQEYYGKLNEILELDYYGSFKVLMFRCDWVDVRRGVKTYSSGRVRVNFSKLMHTGPNLDDDPFIFSSQAKQVFYIEDEIQKGWLRVIKTKPRDLFDIPDDDNDDELLNDSGFSKLSTEDCLGLESLCLADYATGSASNSLPSRTSSLSEDASQPTKKHATQSQPYEVPKSVRFGPFSPPGTTASMVAPLCPSTAKSAQQAIWKTPPTGSTSNSLEASTEIKFHLRLLPRFQFNLVSLLQNQ, from the exons ATGAAGATAATGAATGATTTGGGATTGGGTTACGAGAAAATCCATGCATGTCCGAATGATTGCATGTTATATTGGGGAGAATTTGCAGGAAAAAGTGAGTGTCATATCTGCCACAGATCAAGGTGGAAGAATGTGAAAGAAAAGGAGGGTGAGAGTAGTGTGAAAGACAAAGGAACATGTAAGAAGGGTGTTCCAGCTAAAGTGATGTGGTACTTTCCTCTGATCCCTAGACTAAAGAGACTTTACATGTCATCTAAAACAGCAGAGGACATGAGATGGCATTTTGACCGCAAGGATGGAAATATCATAACTTACCCGACGGATGGTGAAGCTTGGAAAATGTTTGATAAAAGATATGAGGAATTCGCCAAAGATCCTCGTAGT TCGACATCATTTATTTTGTCTGTGCTTATTCCGGGGAAACAGGGTCTTGGTATGGATATTGATGTGTACTTGCAACCATTAATCCATGAGTTAAAATTGTTGTGGGAAGGTGTAGATGCCTTTGATGCTTATAGCGGAAAAAATTTCAAGATGCGAGCAGCCTTACACTCCACTATAAATGACTTTCCAGCATATGCTATGTTGTCGGGTTGGAGTACAAGAGGTTATAAAGCTTGCCCTTCATGTGTTGATTCTACTTATTATTATAGTTTTGGTGGTAAAATTGTCTACCCTGGGTGTCGAAAATGGTTACCAGTTGACCATCCTTATCGTTCTCAAACAAATGAATTTGATGGGACAGAGGAACATGGTCTTGCTCCGGTTCGTGTAAGCGGGACAGAAGTTTTGAAGCAACAAGAAAAAGTTAAGTATGTGTATGGAAAGTCAAAAGTTATTCGGAAAAAAAGAGGGAGACTAGAAGATGATGaacttgatgatgatgatgatgataatgatgataatgatCAGGATGAGTCTAATCGTGTTCTGCGGAAAAAGAAAAGTAAGCTTTTTGAATTAGAATATTGGGAACATAATCCTCTTAGACACAACTTAGATGTTATGCACATTGAGAAGAATGTATGTGACAATTTCTTAGGAACTCTCTTAGATATGAGCAAGAGTAGAGATGATAAGAATGCTAGATTGGCCCTTAAAAAACTGAACATAAAATCTCATCTTTGGCCTCAATCTCATCCAAGTCGTGTTAACGTCTATTTGCCTCCGGCTGCATACACCATGtctaaagaagagaaagaaagattTCTTACAGTCCTACAAAATCTTAAAGTTCCTGATGGGCATGGATCTAATTTGCAAAGGTGTGTGAATTTGAAGCAACGAAAACTTATTAATCTGAAAAGCCACAACAATCATATGCTCATGCAAGATATCCTTCCTGTTGCTTTAAGAGCATCTAATGCTACAAAAGTAATTGATTTTCTCGATGAATTGTCGTACTTTTTCAAGAAGATATGTTCAACTGCTATTGAAAGAAGTGAATTAGATACCATTCCGTCGAAGCTTGTGTTGACTCTTTGTAAGATGGAGAAAGAGTTTATGCAACCTTTTTTCACAATCATGGTGCATCTACTAATTCATCTAGCGGAGGAGGTCAAACTCGGTGGACCTGTCCATTATAGGTGGATGTATCCCATGGAGAG GTATTTGGCCTTTTTGAAATCTCATGTAAGCAATAAAGCGCAACCAGAAGGATCCATAGCTGAAGGGTACCTTTTATGGGAAACAATTGCATTTTGTTCGAGATATTTAGAATGTGTAGAGACCATATTCAACAGACCGAAAAGGAATGAAGATGGTGTTCCAGACATCAACAACTATTTATATGGCTCTGCTGGTCGTGTAGTTGGGATGAAAAAGAATGTCCGTGTTGATGACAAAAGTTTAAAGCAAGCACATTGTTATGTTTTGCTTCATTCGGATGAGATGAAACCG GCCAATAACCTAGATGATAGGACAAAAGAAGGAAAATTGAGAAAAGCCTTGGCCTATGGTTTAAGCAATCGCGGCAAAAGGATGAAAAGTGTTATTATCAATGGCTATAAGTTTAACACCGTGGACCGTGAGCGATCTCGAAAGACTCAAAATTCCGGAATTATGGTAGAAGATGATGGCCAAGAGTATTACGGAAAACTTAATGAAATATTAGAACTTGATTATTATGGTTCTTTCAAAGTTCTAATGTTCCGATGTGACTGGGTTGATGTACGGAGGGGTGTCAAAACATACTCGAGTGGTAGAGTTCGTGTCAATTTCTCAAAGTTGATGCACACTGGTCCAAATTTGGATGATGATCCATTTATTTTCTCTTCTCAAGCAAAACAAGTTTTTTACATTGAGGATGAGATACAAAAAGGATGGCTTCGTGTTATTAAGACTAAGCCTAGGGACTTGTTTGATATTCCTGATGATGACAATGATGATGAGCTTCTAAATGATAGT GGTTTTAGCAAACTGTCTACAGAAGATTGTTTGGGTCTTGAATCTCTGTGTTTAGCTGATT ATGCTACTGGATCAGCATCAAATTCGCTACCATCACGTACCTCATCTTTGAGTGAAGATGCATCACAACCAACCAAAAAGCATGCTACTCAATCACAACCATATGAGGTGCCTAAGTCTGTTAGATTTGGACCATTCTCTCCACCAGGTACCACTGCATCGATGGTTGCACCTCTATGTCCGAGTACTGCAAAAAGTGCACAACAAGCTATATGGAAAACACCACCTACTGGATCAACATCAAATTCACTCGAGGCatcaactgaaataaaattcCACCTAAGATTACTTCCAAGATTTCAATTCAACCTAGTATCCCTCCTTCAAAACCAATGA